A genomic region of Salinibacterium sp. NK8237 contains the following coding sequences:
- a CDS encoding cysteine desulfurase family protein encodes MIFLDSAATTPVRREVLEAMWPLLTGDFGNPSSHHELGESAKRALDGARKSVAASIGCRASDVIFTSGGTESDNLAIKGLALADPRGRHIVTSAVEHEAVLETVDFLKRIHGFEVTVLPVDSHGLVDLDEVRQALRPDTTLCTIMYANNEVGVVQPIAAIAELCRVHGVPLHTDAVQAAGWLPLDPAVLGVDALSLSGHKLGAPKGIGVLIVKGRRSLEPVLHGGGQERGKRSGTENVAGAVGFAHALALAESDRAERAERIAALRTDFVADVQARVPGVILTGPTLSDTTATSSVRLPNNASFCFPGTSGESLLLELGRAGIICSAGSACAVGSDDASHVLLAMGVDEAIAQTAVRFSLNGETTAEELATVAAEIETAYRAVRSLSG; translated from the coding sequence ATGATCTTTCTCGACTCCGCAGCAACCACACCCGTGCGCCGTGAGGTGCTCGAAGCGATGTGGCCGCTGCTGACGGGAGACTTCGGCAACCCTTCTAGTCATCACGAGCTGGGGGAGTCCGCCAAGCGGGCTCTGGATGGCGCCCGCAAGAGTGTTGCCGCGTCGATCGGGTGCCGGGCATCCGATGTCATCTTCACGTCGGGTGGCACAGAGTCAGACAACCTCGCGATCAAAGGGCTCGCACTCGCTGACCCCCGCGGCCGCCACATCGTCACGAGCGCGGTCGAGCACGAGGCCGTCTTGGAGACCGTTGACTTCCTGAAGCGCATCCACGGCTTCGAAGTGACGGTGCTGCCGGTCGATAGCCACGGCCTTGTCGACCTCGACGAGGTGCGTCAGGCTCTTCGCCCCGACACCACCCTCTGCACGATCATGTACGCCAACAACGAGGTGGGCGTCGTGCAGCCCATTGCCGCGATAGCTGAACTCTGCCGCGTTCACGGAGTACCGCTGCATACGGATGCCGTACAAGCAGCAGGCTGGCTTCCTCTCGACCCTGCAGTGTTGGGCGTTGATGCCCTCAGTCTGTCTGGACACAAGCTCGGTGCCCCGAAAGGCATCGGAGTACTCATCGTCAAAGGACGCCGAAGCCTCGAACCCGTGCTGCACGGGGGAGGTCAAGAACGCGGCAAACGTTCCGGCACCGAAAATGTTGCCGGTGCTGTCGGCTTTGCGCACGCTCTGGCACTCGCCGAGAGCGACCGTGCCGAACGGGCAGAACGCATCGCTGCCTTGCGCACTGACTTCGTGGCGGACGTGCAGGCTCGAGTGCCGGGGGTGATCCTTACAGGACCGACACTGAGCGACACGACCGCTACGTCATCCGTTCGCCTTCCTAACAACGCGTCATTCTGTTTCCCCGGCACGAGCGGCGAATCACTCCTGCTCGAACTCGGTCGTGCGGGCATCATCTGCTCGGCGGGCTCTGCCTGTGCGGTGGGGAGTGACGACGCTTCTCACGTGCTGCTCGCCATGGGCGTTGATGAAGCCATCGCCCAGACCGCCGTCCGTTTCAGCCTTAACGGGGAAACCACGGCCGAAGAACTCGCTACGGTCGCCGCGGAGATCGAAACCGCCTACCGCGCGGTGCGCTCGCTCTCGGGGTAG
- a CDS encoding aminotransferase class V-fold PLP-dependent enzyme: MTSPALTNAIESFANTRGYLSAATMGLPTCAAVTEMTQKLQLWATATCNPMNYGDIVERTRGHYARLVGIDVARVAIGSQTSVMASLIACSLPAGSEVLVVESDFTSIVYPFLQHPDLAVRAVPLAELADAITDSTALVAFSLIQSCNGKVADVAAITAGAATHGARTLCDVTQAAGVYPVDATQFDATVCHAYKWLCSPRGVAFLTISEDFGEHVTPVQAGWYAGEDVWSSVYGTEMNLAKDARQFDVSPAWQAWVGAEHPIAMFADLDIAEVWEHCSGLANTLCDALGIERQNQAIVTWPDESGADLAKLTAAGITASGRAGRLRAAFHLWNTEDDVAAVIAALRV; encoded by the coding sequence ATGACATCACCGGCCCTCACGAACGCTATCGAGAGTTTCGCGAACACTCGCGGCTACCTCTCCGCCGCCACCATGGGACTGCCGACGTGTGCGGCAGTCACCGAGATGACCCAGAAGCTTCAACTGTGGGCCACCGCCACCTGCAACCCCATGAACTACGGCGACATCGTGGAGCGCACGCGCGGCCACTACGCCCGCCTTGTCGGCATCGACGTCGCGCGCGTTGCGATCGGCTCACAAACCTCGGTCATGGCCTCGCTCATCGCGTGCTCGCTACCGGCCGGCTCAGAAGTGCTCGTCGTCGAATCCGACTTCACCTCGATCGTGTACCCGTTTCTGCAACACCCCGACCTCGCGGTTCGCGCTGTGCCGCTGGCGGAACTTGCGGATGCCATCACCGACAGCACTGCGCTCGTCGCGTTCTCGCTCATCCAATCCTGCAACGGCAAAGTCGCCGACGTTGCGGCGATCACCGCAGGGGCAGCCACACACGGAGCGCGCACGCTCTGCGACGTGACCCAAGCCGCCGGCGTTTACCCCGTGGATGCCACCCAATTCGATGCGACAGTCTGCCACGCCTACAAGTGGTTGTGTTCGCCTCGCGGCGTCGCGTTTCTCACGATCTCCGAGGATTTCGGCGAGCACGTTACGCCCGTGCAAGCGGGTTGGTATGCGGGAGAAGACGTGTGGTCGAGTGTGTACGGCACCGAGATGAACCTCGCGAAGGATGCTCGCCAGTTCGACGTGTCACCCGCGTGGCAGGCCTGGGTAGGGGCCGAGCATCCGATCGCCATGTTTGCCGACCTCGACATCGCCGAAGTCTGGGAGCACTGCAGCGGCCTCGCCAACACGCTCTGCGATGCGCTCGGAATCGAACGCCAGAATCAGGCGATCGTGACGTGGCCGGATGAATCGGGTGCCGACCTCGCCAAGCTGACGGCCGCTGGCATCACCGCCTCCGGTCGCGCTGGCCGTCTTCGCGCCGCATTCCACCTCTGGAATACCGAAGACGACGTCGCGGCGGTTATCGCTGCTCTGCGTGTCTAG
- a CDS encoding glycine--tRNA ligase, which translates to MATPNPLDAVINLAKRRGFVFQSGEIYGGSRSAWDYGPLGTALKENIKKQWWQTFVQGREDVVGLDSAVILPRKVWEASGHVEVFSDPLVESLHTHKRYRADHLLEAYEEKHGHPPVNGLADIRDPDTGQPGSWTEPQNFSGLLKTYLGPVDNEEGMHYLRPETAQGIFTNFANVMGAARMKPPFGIGQVGKSFRNEITPGNFIFRTREFEQMEMEFFVEPGTDEEWHQTWIDESMKWYTDLGIKPENLRFYEHAQEKLSHYSKRTVDVEYRFRFAGSEWGELMGIANRTDFDLRTHSEASGADLSYFDQAKDERWTPFVIEPAFGLTRALMAFLIDAYAEDEAPNAKGGVDKRTVLRLDRRLSPVKVAVLPLSRNERLSPMARGIAADLRKYWNVDFDDAGAIGRRYRRQDEIGTPFCVTIDFDSLDDNAVTIRERDTMEQKRMPIEELRGYLAQELIGC; encoded by the coding sequence GTGGCTACGCCTAACCCCCTCGACGCCGTAATCAACCTCGCCAAGCGCCGAGGTTTTGTCTTCCAATCGGGAGAGATCTACGGCGGTTCACGCTCAGCTTGGGACTATGGCCCGCTGGGAACCGCCCTCAAAGAGAACATCAAAAAGCAGTGGTGGCAGACCTTCGTTCAAGGTCGCGAAGACGTCGTCGGTCTCGACTCAGCCGTCATCCTGCCCCGCAAGGTGTGGGAAGCATCTGGGCACGTCGAGGTCTTCTCTGACCCGCTCGTCGAATCGCTGCACACCCACAAGCGCTACCGCGCCGACCACCTTCTCGAAGCCTACGAAGAGAAGCACGGTCACCCGCCTGTGAACGGGCTTGCCGACATCCGCGACCCTGACACCGGTCAGCCCGGATCGTGGACCGAACCGCAGAACTTCTCAGGGCTCCTCAAGACCTACCTTGGCCCCGTCGACAACGAAGAGGGCATGCACTACCTGCGCCCCGAAACCGCTCAGGGGATCTTCACCAACTTCGCCAACGTCATGGGTGCTGCGCGCATGAAGCCGCCCTTCGGAATCGGTCAGGTCGGCAAGTCGTTCCGTAACGAAATCACGCCCGGAAACTTCATCTTCCGTACCCGCGAATTCGAACAGATGGAGATGGAATTCTTCGTCGAGCCCGGCACGGATGAAGAGTGGCACCAGACTTGGATCGACGAATCCATGAAGTGGTACACCGATCTCGGCATCAAGCCTGAAAACCTGCGCTTCTACGAGCACGCTCAAGAAAAGCTCTCGCACTACTCCAAGCGCACCGTGGACGTTGAATACCGGTTCCGCTTCGCCGGCAGCGAATGGGGCGAGCTCATGGGTATCGCCAACCGCACCGACTTCGACCTGCGCACGCACTCCGAAGCATCCGGTGCCGACCTATCGTATTTCGACCAGGCCAAGGATGAGCGCTGGACGCCGTTCGTTATCGAGCCCGCGTTCGGGCTCACCCGCGCCCTCATGGCGTTCCTCATCGACGCCTACGCCGAAGACGAAGCTCCCAACGCTAAGGGTGGCGTCGACAAGCGCACCGTTCTGCGCCTGGACCGTCGCCTCTCGCCGGTCAAGGTTGCCGTTCTGCCGCTCTCGCGCAACGAACGTCTTTCGCCGATGGCTCGCGGGATCGCCGCAGACCTGCGCAAGTACTGGAACGTTGATTTCGACGACGCGGGTGCTATCGGCCGTCGTTACCGTCGCCAGGACGAGATCGGCACCCCGTTCTGTGTCACGATCGACTTCGATTCGCTCGACGACAACGCTGTGACCATTCGCGAGCGCGACACGATGGAACAAAAGCGTATGCCAATCGAGGAGCTGCGCGGCTACCTCGCGCAGGAGCTCATCGGCTGCTAG
- a CDS encoding LysR family transcriptional regulator: MDTTPDLLTLRIVRTISEHGTISEAARILGYSQPALSQHLTRAQTRLGLALVVRAGRGVRLTEAGRALASHAVTVLNAVDAASAELAELAGLSSGTVRIAAFPTASSTLVPRLIRQLRQQHPNLTVNYVEAEPPQALQLLRDGAADVAITFSYPEDRADPHLSRDGGHTTVPLFTEPVVLVLPDSHALATADDVGLADLANDAWIAGCTLCRGHLLALCNLEGFAPEIGLETDNALAVLNFVSRGLGVALLPQLALSSLTLPEGVSIHSPQPSSERTIQYVIQPGATRIPSVAATIAMLTALDGASWGLRDYPESERTAR; the protein is encoded by the coding sequence ATGGACACCACGCCCGATCTGCTCACTCTGCGCATCGTTCGCACCATTTCCGAACATGGCACTATCAGCGAAGCAGCGCGCATCCTGGGGTACAGCCAACCCGCACTCAGCCAACACCTCACCCGCGCTCAAACTCGCTTGGGGCTGGCGCTCGTCGTTCGTGCCGGTCGCGGAGTGCGGCTCACCGAAGCTGGGCGGGCACTCGCCAGCCATGCCGTCACCGTTCTCAATGCGGTGGATGCCGCGAGCGCCGAACTAGCCGAGCTCGCCGGCCTCTCGAGCGGAACGGTGCGCATTGCGGCCTTCCCGACGGCGTCGTCGACGCTCGTGCCACGGTTGATTCGTCAATTGCGGCAGCAGCATCCGAATTTGACAGTGAATTATGTCGAAGCCGAGCCTCCGCAGGCGTTGCAGCTGCTGCGGGATGGCGCTGCGGATGTCGCGATCACGTTCTCCTACCCCGAAGACCGGGCTGACCCGCATTTATCTCGCGATGGCGGGCACACGACGGTTCCCCTCTTCACCGAGCCCGTGGTCTTGGTGCTTCCCGATAGTCACGCGCTAGCGACAGCGGATGACGTGGGCTTGGCAGATCTTGCCAACGATGCCTGGATTGCGGGCTGCACTCTCTGCCGAGGTCATTTATTGGCACTGTGTAATCTCGAGGGTTTCGCTCCCGAGATCGGTCTGGAGACCGACAATGCCTTAGCGGTGCTGAACTTCGTGTCACGGGGGCTCGGCGTAGCACTACTCCCCCAGTTGGCACTGTCGTCGCTGACTCTGCCGGAGGGCGTCAGCATCCATTCTCCGCAGCCGTCGAGTGAGCGCACCATTCAGTACGTGATTCAGCCGGGGGCGACGCGCATTCCCAGCGTGGCGGCCACTATTGCGATGTTGACTGCTCTGGATGGCGCGTCGTGGGGTTTGCGGGACTACCCCGAGAGCGAGCGCACCGCGCGGTAG